A region of the Salvia splendens isolate huo1 chromosome 11, SspV2, whole genome shotgun sequence genome:
ttaaatttacgacacaaaaacgagaaaattcactaatattaataaaatttaaaaagtacattaatttaaaaaaattacataattaaaaaaaacaaacgtcgtgcagtcctccgcgcccataactcttcaattaaatccttttggagtcgaatatgagcctccgtttggcgcatgtcggcatgtgcttggaggcggccgtcttcatcgtggggtaccccactccgtacgttaggggcggcaacgtcgtggcttggaccagcttcattatcgtcgttggcccaatcagtcagttgtccaccttcatcttcgacaatcatgttgtgcatgattatacaggcgtacattatatcagcaatgcagtcgacgtgccacaaacgcgttggccccttaactgccgcccatcgagcctggagcacaccaaatgcgcgttccacgtccttgcgcgccgactcctgccgtgccgcaaagtaggccttcttctcatctcctgggcatcggatcgtcttcacaaagacggaccacctagggtatatcccatccgccaagtagtagcccatatcatgtcggttgtcgttggcgacaaaactgatggccggaccgacaccctgacactgctcgttgaaaagtggcgacgagttgaggacgttaaggtcgttgttcgaaccagctatcccaaaatacgcatgccaaatccacagccggtaatcagctacggcctcaaggatcatcgtgggattctttcccttgtagccggtagtgtacatccccttccaggcggcggggcagttcttccactcccaatgcatacaatctatgctgcctaacatccctgggaacccatgttgttccccgtgcatccgcagcagatcccggcagtcatcgggggtagggcttcgaaggtactgatcaccgaatatttcaattacgccctgacagaaatacttcatacactccagggcagtcgtctcaccgatgtggaggtactcgtcccacatgtctgcagcgcctccgtaggccaactgccggattgccgcagtgcacttttgaataggagtgtggccgggtctgccagccgcatcgtgcctaaagcggaaatacagatatcgttgctccaatccgttaacaatacgcataaacagggacctgcgcatcctaaaacggcgcctgaaaaggttggcgttgaaccgcggctcctgtgcgaagtagtcttcgtataggcgctgatgtgcagctacgtgatcacgatcaatcaccgctcggcggtgtaccactggtcgaggtcgaggtaccgccggctgcaaggccctctgcatccattgatcaatctcacggttcgtataggcatctagcacttcgttcattatacgctcgtactccttagcatccccaccactcccaccactaccaccggcgttactcatttctaggtgttgatcttgtacagaaattaagatagagagagtactcgttaatacaagtggtgcgaatgaaaatgacgggcaagtcgcgtatatatagtgtttcggaaacaaaaaaaaaattaaaaattcgcgctaggcggtgcgctaggcgatccggacgctgcaatagcgcctagcggatcgcctagcgcaccggaaccgccgagcgctaggcggttttttttcgtGAAaatcgctgggcggctgcaatagaccgcctagcgcacagcctagcgccgacgctcggctaggcggtgcgctaggcgctattgtgtaTGCTCTTAAATACGCTTGGGGTTGATTAAAGTCTAATGCATATCTTAAATATAAAACGGaaggttgatttttttttaatagtgATTTACTGTATTATAACaattggagtagtatttaaGTGTCAAATTAGATGTCAACAAAATGAAATACTAGCAGACAATAGTGTAGCAAGGTACATAATCCATCAAGTTCTGGGTTAGTCTTACTCAGATTGTTAGCTAATTGGGCTATAATTTATTTGGATTGGGAATTTTCAACTTTAATCCTTTAAATTCAGAAGATTATTAGGGCTAATTCACATATGACAATCCCTAACAGCAGCATATTGAATTGGTACTTAATTAATATAGCGGTAATTTTGTCACAAATATGGATGGTACATCCCCAGACCCTAATAATGAATTGGTACATAATTAATAGAGGGGTAATTTTGTCATAAATTGGTTGGTAAATTAAAGAAGTTTGGGTTGAGAAAAGTCGCATCCGTGAGCTTGGAAAATGAGTGtcatgatttaaataatttcactAATGGAGGCAATTTGACTAATCGAGTCATTTTAATTTAATCGCCGCCGCCAATCCACTCAAAAACAAAagaatctttatttattttatgtaaatatCTGGTTGCATATATGAAATACAAAGACAATGAAAACTAAaacatactccatccgtcccggactactcacatatttccttttcggcacggagattaaggaatgagtatatagcaaagtcaacaattgcagctgtaggtgataatttttactaaaaatggaaagaatgcaaataacttgggacacccagaaaggaaataagtgcaagtagtccgggacggaggaagtacaagAGTTGCAATTTTATAGACACCACGACGTGACATTAATGctgaaaaaattaaatcaagTTAAGGTTCACAGCTCATTTTCAACAACCGCTCCATTTATATAAAAAACTAAAGACAACTTAGTTCTTACCAAGTCTTCAATGCGTGTggcttttgtttcataatgttCAAGGACCCAACTTGCCCAATTAAGCTACCAAGACAAGTTTATTAGTAATTTATAATAATCAGAGTCAGAATTTTGAACGAGATGAtccaatatatttttttaatctaatcAAAATCATGTTAATTTGAATATAAATCTGTAAAGTTAGACTAATAAATCAATTAGATAAAAACATTCATACATTAACAAACCAttaaaaaacttaaaataatttcaaaataaaaaaggtaGAATGATTTCAAATAAagtacattttataaaaaatactaatacgATACGTATACAACTATAAATGCTTTATAAGATTTCTAAGTTAAAATGCTagctattttattatattacttaataaataatagtatactCACAAATTTTGACATATGTAAAATATCGTCACTTATTTCaaattctaaatataatttcattACTCAGCTCAAATGTATCTACAGCCAGCATAATTGAATAAGACTTATGTAAGTAGACATAGTAATATAAGTTGTTGTATGTTGATGTgaacaaataaaataagattaacAGACGGTTTCCTGCAAAATATAAGTTGATAGGACCACAAACTCTTTGAAGAACAAGTCCATGCGATGCGAAAAATGTCAACTTGTGAAAGTTTCTCTTTGCACATTCCTTTCAAGCATCCAAACCAAAGTTTATAGTTGGTGGTCTGCATTAGTTTTTGTTGTGTAGTAATCTGGAACGATGGCTGGGAAAATTCATCTCTCAATCTTATTATTGCTGGCTGCCTTGCTGCTCCAATTGCTGGATACAACAGCGTTGACAAATAGCGATGATTGTAAGTAGTTTGCAAGTTCTATAGGAAAATCTTTCTGTAGATTTTCATATCtattgcatattttgtgtatattggcCTCAAATCCTTGAAAAGCATGTTTCCTGTGAAGAAACATATGCTACTGTGATCTTCACTTTAGGGGGTTTTGTCTGAGAATTAGATAACTTAGAATATGTTTCTAGAGCTAAtactatctatctatctatctatctatctatcgaAAGAGAGACAGATGTTTAAGGATGTAATCTTAGTTTAAGGATTCAGTTCCTCATGTTCAAAATATGTTAGTACTATAACGAAGAACGTATCTTGCAGAGAGCGAAGCGAGAAAGAGAGATcggtctttttcatttttcacaatGTTATATTGGTATTTCAAGAAAGGGAGCTCTACTTATAATGGATCTTAAGATAAAATTTTCAACAGAAAGTTAAAGGAAGTGGATTTGATCTTTTTTATGCAGTTGCTGGGCTGCAGGCTCTGAAAAGCATCTGGAAAAACTTTCCACCAAATTGGGTAGGGTCTGATCCTTGTGGATCGAGCTGGGAAGGAATCGGCTGCGCCAACAATCGCGTCATCTCTATGTAAGTTTTACTCTCGTGCGTTGATGCGTAGATAGTTATATGTTCTAAAGCCTTTATCTGCAAATTTCAGTACGTTAGCCACCATCAACTTAAGTGGCCAGTTATCATCAGACATTGTGAAAATATCAGAGTTGCAGACACTGTATGTGTTTCATTTCCATAACTTGTAGTAACTACTCATTTGTGTTAGTATGTTACATTGTTGATATCAGCATGGATATGTTGGTTCATATAGGGATTTGTCGTACAACAAAGGCATGACCGGACCTCTTCCTCAAGCCATAGGAGATATGAAGTTGTCGAGCTTGTAAGAATACATCAAAACATTTTATGACATGTCACTTTTTAAGGAAGACTCGTTCTTAAGAAACTATGACTACACGAATCACAGGATACTCGTAGGTTGTGGATTTTCTGGTCCAATTCCATCCTCAATAGGATCTCTGCAGCAGCTGGTATACCTGTAAGAACAGACTATCTTAAATTAATTTTCTCCGATTTTAGCATCGCCCTTATGTTTTTTTTCCATGGCAATGAAGGTCACTTAACTCGAACGGTTTCATTGGAGGGATACCTCCTACAATTGGAAAGCTATCAAATCTCTATTGGCTGGACTTAGCTGATAATAAACTTACTGGAACGATCCCCGTTTCTGATGGAACTTCACCCGGTCTTGACATGCTTCTCAAAACAAAGCACTTGTAAGTTCTCTGCTATGAATTTGTAAATTCCTATGTTTCAACATATTGAATGTGCATATGCCAATCTTACGCAGCCATTTCGGAAAGAATCAGTTGTCCGGTGAGATTCCCTCTGGGCTCTTCAACTCAAATATGACCCTTATACATTTGTAAGTACATCACACTGTCACAAAACTTAAGCATAGTTTGTGATTATCGTACAAATGATGTAAGTTTTTGCTTTGTCCTGATGACTTTTATTCGAGTAGGCTTCTTGAGAACAATCTGCTTACCGGAGAAATCCCCTCCACTCTGGGCCTTGTTAAGGCTCTGGAGGTTGTGTAAGTGACATAAACATTACctttttttacttcattatttTGAGGTCCCTTTGCTTATAGAGATCCTTTGTTTGCACAGGCGGCTCGACAGAAATTCTTTAAGTGGGTCAGTTCCTGAAAACCTCAACAATCTCACACATGTGCAGGAGCtgtaagtaaaaaaaaaagttagctTTCGACTTCATATTCGTTCCCGTCTCTAAAGGTGAAAACCAATTGCACATTTTCAGGTTCTTGGCAAATAATAAGCTCACTGGTGTTTTGCCAAACTTAACTGGCATGGATTTACTCAACTATGTGTAAGTCACATATATTTAGTATTAATAGACAATGATGTATTGTAGTATAGTACTAATGGAGAAGTCTCAAATTCATTGCAGTGACCTGAGCAATAACTCGTTCGATGCAACTGATGTGCCTCCGTGGTTTTCATCTCTGCAGTCTTTAACTTCACTGTATGTTTGTCCTGACTACGTGTGTGTTTGGCCTTTCTCTACATTATCTTATACGTCGTTGAAATGCGCAGGATAATGGAGAAGACACAACTTCAAGGCCCACTTCCACCTTCCATGTTTAGCCTCCCCCAGCTACAGACTGTGTAAGTAACCTTTTGAATCAGTATGTTTGCTAATCATTTCCAACCATCATCATCATAATCATATATACCTCCGATTCCCAATTCAGTGCATTTAAGAACAATCGGATCAATGGCACCTTGAGCTTTGGTTCCAACCCCAGCAGCCAACTGCACCAGATTGATTTGCAGGACAATCTTATTGATGGCTTCACACAACGAGCCGGCCTTAATATTCAAATAGTGTAAATTTTCCATCACTCTCGAAGAAACTATCCCCATATCTCGATGATGATTCTGCTGCTGAGATTTTTCTTCCCATGTTGCAGGCTTGTGGGAAACCCGATTTGTGATGAAGGCGTCACAGAGAGCTACTGCAAGATTCCCGAACCGTCTTCCCCTACGTACACAACACCATTAGAGAATTGCAATCCTTTGCCTTGCACTGAAGATAGAGTCTTCAGCCCCAGTTGCACATGTGCATATCCTTACACGGGAACACTCTTCTTCCGCGCTCCTTCCTTCTCCAACTACGGGAACTCAAGCATTTTCGCGTCTCTTCAGCAAAACATGAAGGCCTCATTCAAATCACATGGCCTCCCAATAGATGCTGTTTCTCTCAGCAATCCAACTAAGAATATGGATAA
Encoded here:
- the LOC121756329 gene encoding leucine-rich repeat receptor protein kinase HPCA1-like; the protein is MAGKIHLSILLLLAALLLQLLDTTALTNSDDFAGLQALKSIWKNFPPNWVGSDPCGSSWEGIGCANNRVISITLATINLSGQLSSDIVKISELQTLDLSYNKGMTGPLPQAIGDMKLSSLILVGCGFSGPIPSSIGSLQQLVYLSLNSNGFIGGIPPTIGKLSNLYWLDLADNKLTGTIPVSDGTSPGLDMLLKTKHFHFGKNQLSGEIPSGLFNSNMTLIHLLLENNLLTGEIPSTLGLVKALEVVRLDRNSLSGSVPENLNNLTHVQELFLANNKLTGVLPNLTGMDLLNYVDLSNNSFDATDVPPWFSSLQSLTSLIMEKTQLQGPLPPSMFSLPQLQTVAFKNNRINGTLSFGSNPSSQLHQIDLQDNLIDGFTQRAGLNIQIVLVGNPICDEGVTESYCKIPEPSSPTYTTPLENCNPLPCTEDRVFSPSCTCAYPYTGTLFFRAPSFSNYGNSSIFASLQQNMKASFKSHGLPIDAVSLSNPTKNMDNYLLLSLQVFPSGQDYFNRTGISAIGFMLSNQTFKPPKEYGPFYFIGNSYPYFAGLQASSKKSSSGIIIGAAAGGSILVLLLLMAGVYAYRQRKRADTADKKNDPFAAWDSNANSGGVPQLKGAKSFSFEELRRITNNFSELNDVGSGGYGKVYRGTLPNGQLIAIKRAQQGSMQGGLEFKTEIELLSRVHHKNVVALVGFCFEQGEQMLVYEFIANGTLKDSLSGKSGIRLDWMRRLKIALGAARGIQYLHDLANPPIIHRDIKSNNILLDERLNAKVADFGLSKPMNEPERGHVTTQVKGTMGYLDPEYYMTQQLTEKSDVYSFGVLLLELLTARSPIEKGKYIVREVRQAMDTGKEMYNLEGILDPIVASSPSPRSVERFVDVALRCVHESGESRPHMSEVVKEIENIMEAAGYNPNAESASTSASYEGHSKGSNHPYSNQSLFAYSGNYPPSMLEPK